One window of the Leptospiraceae bacterium genome contains the following:
- a CDS encoding rhodanese-like domain-containing protein — protein MISFYYMYTLEIQPQTKMSEILQNYPSARRVLFQKYHIGGCNSCGYSLNDTIEKVFIKHNKLPYLQEAIQLIYDSVKLERSFQIAPKELSHLLEEEKDWILLDVRDAMEREIANISGSLWLTQELAWEILQKWNKQTKMVFFCHTGIRSLEATYFFYFKGFPNVKNLDGGIKRWAEEVDPSIPIY, from the coding sequence TTGATTTCTTTCTATTATATGTATACATTAGAAATCCAACCTCAAACTAAGATGTCAGAAATTCTTCAAAATTATCCTTCAGCGAGAAGAGTTCTTTTCCAAAAATATCATATTGGCGGTTGTAATAGCTGTGGTTATTCCTTGAACGATACGATTGAAAAAGTCTTCATCAAACATAACAAACTTCCTTATTTACAAGAAGCAATCCAATTGATTTATGATAGTGTCAAATTAGAGCGAAGTTTTCAAATCGCACCAAAAGAACTATCCCATCTTTTAGAAGAGGAAAAAGATTGGATTCTTTTAGATGTCAGAGATGCTATGGAAAGAGAAATAGCAAATATCTCAGGTTCGTTATGGCTAACACAAGAACTTGCATGGGAAATCCTACAAAAATGGAACAAGCAAACCAAAATGGTTTTCTTTTGCCATACGGGAATTAGGTCTTTAGAAGCTACTTATTTTTTTTATTTTAAAGGATTTCCTAATGTAAAAAATTTAGATGGTGGTATCAAAAGATGGGCGGAAGAAGTTGATCCTTCTATCCCTATTTATTAA
- a CDS encoding exodeoxyribonuclease III, which yields MPKAKKTQKNQEEFSFPEKKETLSEPSSLQDQKDQIKIHELHLPITEKKNLIIYTWNVNGLRAISNKTFFSWLEEKDPDIVCLQETKSHFSQILQHPTAKKIFDYPYHSYWMSAKKMGYSGVATLTKIKPLKVQFGFEEDHPEKKFNEEGRVVITEFQDFILWNVYFPNGQRGPERVQYKLNFYEYCLHIWERQRKEKYLIITGDFNTAHKEIDLARPKENENVSGFLPEERAFLDKLISMGYVDVFRKFDPSPGRYTYWDPITRARERNIGWRIDYFFATEESLSMIKNCWIESEILGSDHCPVGLEIQL from the coding sequence ATGCCAAAAGCAAAGAAAACCCAAAAAAACCAAGAGGAATTCAGCTTTCCAGAAAAAAAAGAAACACTGAGTGAGCCTTCATCTCTTCAAGATCAAAAAGATCAAATCAAAATTCATGAGCTTCATTTGCCCATCACAGAGAAAAAAAATTTAATCATCTACACGTGGAACGTCAATGGGCTTCGTGCCATTTCGAATAAAACGTTTTTTTCATGGCTCGAAGAAAAAGACCCCGACATCGTCTGTTTGCAAGAAACCAAATCCCATTTTTCTCAAATCCTACAACATCCGACAGCAAAAAAGATATTCGATTATCCATATCATTCTTATTGGATGAGTGCGAAAAAAATGGGATACTCTGGTGTAGCCACTTTAACAAAAATCAAACCTTTAAAAGTTCAATTTGGATTTGAGGAAGATCATCCCGAAAAAAAATTCAACGAGGAAGGAAGAGTCGTAATCACTGAATTTCAAGACTTTATTTTGTGGAATGTTTACTTTCCCAATGGGCAAAGAGGACCCGAAAGAGTTCAATACAAATTGAATTTTTATGAATATTGCCTTCACATTTGGGAAAGACAACGAAAAGAAAAGTATTTAATCATCACAGGGGATTTTAATACTGCCCACAAAGAGATTGATTTAGCTAGACCTAAAGAAAATGAAAATGTCTCGGGCTTCTTGCCAGAAGAAAGAGCTTTTTTAGACAAATTAATATCTATGGGTTATGTTGACGTTTTTCGAAAATTTGATCCATCTCCAGGAAGATACACCTATTGGGATCCCATTACAAGAGCAAGAGAAAGAAATATTGGTTGGAGGATTGACTACTTTTTCGCAACCGAAGAAAGTTTATCGATGATAAAAAACTGTTGGATTGAATCGGAAATTCTTGGAAGTGATCATTGCCCAGTAGGATTAGAAATCCAACTTTAA
- a CDS encoding glycosyltransferase family 2 protein, with product MNDQKYPFSVSVLVPVYNEEKTIGIVLQKLLKLPFVKEIIVVNDCSNDNTEEVILGFLQKHQDKIIYQKNEKNSGKTASIRKAKALATGDIIIIQDADLEYDPDEIESVIEPIQKGVADVVYGSRFLVKKAARVLYYYHYIANKFLTHLSNLFTNLNMTDIETCYKAFRKEYFKDMPLTSKGFGMEVEITATIGKMPVRVYEVPISYYGRTYEEGKKIGFKDGLYAIFYIFYFNLFGMWNKERREFVKRFYKKKSDS from the coding sequence CAGAAATACCCTTTTTCTGTAAGCGTTTTGGTTCCAGTATATAACGAAGAAAAAACAATAGGCATTGTATTACAAAAACTACTCAAACTACCATTCGTGAAAGAAATTATTGTTGTGAATGATTGTTCAAATGACAATACAGAAGAAGTCATATTGGGTTTTTTACAAAAACATCAAGATAAAATCATTTATCAAAAAAACGAAAAGAATTCTGGTAAAACAGCTTCCATTCGAAAAGCGAAGGCTTTGGCAACAGGCGATATTATCATCATTCAGGATGCAGATTTAGAATATGATCCAGATGAGATCGAAAGTGTGATAGAACCCATCCAAAAAGGAGTAGCAGATGTAGTATATGGAAGTAGATTTTTGGTCAAAAAAGCAGCGAGGGTATTATACTACTATCATTACATTGCGAACAAATTTTTGACTCATTTATCTAACCTATTCACAAATCTTAATATGACTGATATCGAAACTTGCTACAAAGCTTTTCGAAAAGAATACTTCAAAGATATGCCTCTAACAAGTAAAGGCTTCGGCATGGAGGTAGAAATTACAGCAACTATAGGTAAAATGCCTGTTCGAGTTTATGAAGTTCCCATTTCTTATTATGGACGAACATATGAAGAAGGAAAAAAAATTGGTTTTAAAGATGGGCTTTATGCAATATTCTATATATTTTATTTTAATCTTTTTGGGATGTGGAATAAAGAACGTCGTGAGTTCGTTAAACGATTTTATAAGAAAAAATCGGATTCTTAA
- a CDS encoding flagellin: MIVNHNLSAINSHRVLKFQQFAVDKNMEKLSSGLRINRAGDDASGLAVSEKMRAQINGLRQAERNAEDGMSFIQTAEGYLQELNDIVQRIRVLAVQSANGIYTLEDRQMIQVEVSQLIDEVDRIASQAEFNKMNLFLGDFARGSRVSSMWFHIGPNQHHRERIYIQTMTARALNLRKYDGSLLTLSTADFANDAIAVLDAALYRINKQRADLGAYYNRLEHAAKGLMIAYENTQASESRIRDVDMAEESVAFVKNQILVQSGTAMLAQANIRPQSVLQLLR; this comes from the coding sequence ATGATTGTAAATCATAACTTATCAGCCATTAACTCCCACAGGGTGTTGAAATTCCAACAATTCGCAGTTGATAAAAACATGGAGAAGTTATCCTCTGGTTTGAGGATTAACCGAGCGGGTGATGATGCCTCAGGCTTAGCAGTTTCCGAGAAAATGAGAGCTCAAATCAATGGACTAAGACAAGCTGAACGGAATGCCGAAGATGGTATGAGTTTCATCCAAACAGCAGAAGGATATTTACAAGAGCTCAATGATATAGTTCAAAGGATTCGTGTTCTTGCAGTCCAATCAGCAAACGGTATCTATACATTAGAAGATCGACAAATGATTCAAGTGGAAGTATCTCAGTTAATTGATGAAGTCGATCGAATTGCCTCTCAGGCAGAATTCAATAAAATGAATTTGTTCTTAGGGGATTTTGCAAGAGGATCAAGAGTGTCTTCTATGTGGTTCCACATAGGACCTAATCAACACCATCGAGAAAGGATCTATATCCAAACCATGACTGCTCGAGCATTGAATCTAAGAAAATATGACGGTTCTCTTTTGACCTTATCGACAGCTGATTTCGCTAACGATGCAATTGCCGTTTTAGATGCTGCCTTGTATCGAATTAACAAACAAAGAGCTGATTTGGGTGCTTATTATAATCGACTAGAACACGCCGCGAAAGGTTTGATGATTGCCTATGAAAACACACAAGCATCAGAATCTCGTATCAGAGACGTAGATATGGCAGAAGAATCGGTTGCATTTGTGAAAAACCAAATCTTAGTCCAAAGTGGAACAGCTATGTTAGCTCAAGCCAACATACGACCACAATCCGTATTACAACTATTAAGATAA
- a CDS encoding DUF4505 family protein, whose protein sequence is MKFERYYFYYVDFDGNLYHDNTLLTDEKFLDFFFKQIQYNQTQMFENYPYLSPCGKEANFIACPDTPIVFRKIEDQKLYFAGSLSIPFDETKLAYVETSGLLYHHWKDNLYGRLGKYVMMEIANEISLKEGKYFYKERLIPTYFSFQDLIFKKFTKL, encoded by the coding sequence ATGAAGTTTGAACGATATTATTTTTATTACGTAGATTTTGATGGGAATCTATATCATGACAATACTTTACTAACAGATGAAAAATTCTTAGATTTTTTCTTTAAGCAAATTCAATACAATCAAACTCAAATGTTTGAGAATTATCCTTACTTATCACCTTGTGGAAAAGAAGCTAATTTCATTGCATGCCCGGATACACCGATTGTTTTCAGAAAAATCGAAGATCAAAAATTATATTTTGCGGGTAGTTTATCCATCCCTTTTGATGAAACGAAACTTGCTTATGTAGAAACAAGTGGGCTTTTGTATCATCACTGGAAGGACAACCTATATGGAAGATTGGGTAAATATGTAATGATGGAAATCGCAAATGAAATCTCACTAAAAGAAGGAAAGTATTTCTATAAAGAACGTTTAATTCCGACCTATTTTTCTTTTCAGGATTTGATCTTTAAAAAGTTCACCAAGTTGTGA